DNA from Quercus lobata isolate SW786 chromosome 1, ValleyOak3.0 Primary Assembly, whole genome shotgun sequence:
GACACTAAAAGGTCTATGACAGGGTTTTGTGTCTTTCTTGGTGAGTCTCTAGTCTCCTGGAAGTCTAAAAAGCAACAAACAATCTCAAGATCCTAAGCAGAATCAGAGTATCGAGCCATGGTAGTAGCTATTTGTGAGGTCATTTGGCTTCTGTATTTGTTTAGTGATCTTCAAGTCAAGCACCCTCAAGCAGCCCTTCTGTTTTGTGATAGTCAAGCAGCCCTTCACATAGCTGCAAACCTGGTTTTCCACGAAAGAATGAAGCATATTGAAATAGATTGTCATCTAGTGAGGGATAAGGTTTTGGAAGGGTATATCAGAATGTTACATGTTAAAACTAATTCCCAAATTGCAGATTTGTTGACAAAGGCTTTAAATACTCATCAATTTTCCTTTCTTGTGTCCAAGTTGAATACGGTCAACATTTATGCCCCCTCTTCCActtgagggggggggggggagtcaAGATTCTACaaagaaagatagaaaggaTCATGACAGAAGCaaggatcaaggaaagaagaagaCTCTCAAGTCTGCTACTTAAACGACAATATATATACTCTGTACACtgtgttagttttatttttatactacaTATAGCTTTGCATCACTGGTGTTAGTTTTAGTAAGCACGTGGATAACACGTATGTGGTAGTTAGTTTTATTAATTAGGTTTTGGGGGAAATCTGGTAGATTAGTTAGTTGATTTGTTAATCCGTTTCCCCTGCTTTCCTTTCCTTGTATATATGTACACTTAGCCTCTGTAATCTTCAATTGAATGCAATACAGAAATTTCTCCAAGTCCAGAATCTTCTTTTCTCTGTTTTCCTAATAAAGGGACTTTGCACACCCAAGCCACCAGGAAAAGAGGGGCCGATTCGATAAGGATTTTCCCTTGTTGCTTGTGCCCATGTAACCACAAGTTTCATTTTTGACTAGAGCTCCTTGTTTTCCTTGTGAGATTTTTGTCTTATACTCAGATCTTATCCAGAGAATGAGGGCCcatttattactattgtttaaataatattacaattttttttcacacactttttcacccataaatatttctaaatgatacaaataatattactagaaatctcttaccaaacggACCCAAATGGtgattttgtcaaaatttgattGCCTCTTTATTCTAGTAATACTGAATAGTGTACGtatttgttgtaaaataaaagaaaatggtttgcaagaacaaagaaaaccaaacaTTAATAGTAAGTACATAAATATCAATCTCTCAAGTGGTCATCCACAGTACACGTATTGATTAGATGATATATCTAGATCGAGTACATGTAAATGTAAATCATCTAAGTGATACAATATATCTATCTCTCTACCTTCATTTGCAAGTGAGGGTCATATACATAGCAATGAGGGGCGGCTTTAGACTTTACTATAACTTAATATATAATAGGTGAGAAATGCGGTCATTCGAAGGCCACAAAGTGTCAAGGATGAAATTGCAAATGAAGTGGCTGGGCACTGCTTAACAATATTTGATGGGAAATTTCAATCGGCATAGAATGCTGTATAAGACAAATCTTGCCACCCAATGTTATGTCTTATATCATAACAGTATttaaattatctttaaaaaattggtATATTACAACAAAATTGGAGAAAATGAGCAAATGCCCTTTTCTCCCGAACTAAGCAGCGTTTTGccccattttccaaactaattagggaaatgttcctcttttataactcgatttgagataaatcgagtttaaaaaaaaaaaattctagagccctatagcagcgtttttaaggacttatagcggcgtttttaaggacctatagtggcattttttaacTCGacctccatgaaatcgagttataggcaatttttttacctataacttgATTTCATAGAGgtcaagttacaaaacgtcattataggtttcttaaaaacgccgctataaggCCTAACTCGatttattacaaattgagtttcaaaaaaggggcatttctctaattagtttggaaaagggGACAAAGAGCTGCTATttttgcccgaaaagggcatttggcaattttttcccaACAAAATTAGTGTAGTGTATATAAAAATACTTTAGACTTAGCATGATAACCCTTAGCAGGTGTCTAATTTTGCTTGTTCCCACCATTTAATGCAAATATGCCTTGCAAGGGTAATAGGATGAGGTGGACTATTTTGGACGAAAGTATAATCCTAGTAATAAATCCAAGATATACCAAATAGCACAaagaaaattaatgattttgaaaatttgaaactcCTTCGAgacataataaattttttgctCAAAAGTCTAAAGGAAGAATTTCAATGACGACTCAAAGTAACCCTACAATTATGAAAATCAATATGGGAAATTGGATTTGATGTTGCCATTATTGGCTTTTTGTTTGGACCATTATTGGCTTGTTGAATTGCTTTTAAAGTTGGATACCGATAGAAAAATGCACTGCTTGGTTTTAAATGGATGCACAACTTACATTTTAGATTAGAAAAACTCTAACTATCACCGAACTATTACACAATTTATTGGACTGTTATACAATTTATTTGCCTATGATGTGACAGTGtgagtggtaaaaaaaaaaaaatagtaagtctAGTATAAGTGATAACAATCACTCATAATCTATCACGTCagaattgtgataaaaattgtaacaaaaagtTGTAGACAATTTATTGGACTTTTACACAATTTATTTGCCAATGATGTGACAAAGTGTgagtgatggaaaaaaaaaagtaggtccATATATAAGTAATAACAATCATTTACAATCTATCACATCagaattgtgacaaaaattataacagaaagttgtgaaataatttatagTCCTAGAACCAATCTTTTGATTATGCACTCGTTGATCAATAGTTTCTAGTCCCAGAACCCATCTTTAGATTATGCATTCGttagtttttattggtggatgCACAACTAGATTCCTTTTGCTTGTCTTGGAAGTTCTTTGATCTTGTAGCTTTTGTAATGTTAAATGTCCCTCACGttttgtattttgaaatttCGCTAAATGCTCTTTGAATTTGTTGAAACTCtaaattctttttgcttttgttcttTGCTCGTACGTGTAGCTTTTGTAATGTTAAATTTCCAtcatgttttatattttgaaatttcgCTAAATGCTCTTTGAACTTGTTGAAACTCTGCTTTGCTCTATTACTTTTGTCAAATAAATGGAGGGATGATTTCATAACAGTCGTATTCATTTCCTCCAAATAATTTCTAGAGGATGTTGAAGAGACAACTTCTCTTTGGTtttccatcatttttttaaattaaaaaaaccctaattcaaatGGAAAAAGACGTcattagatgaaaattttattttgagataacgaagaaattaaaaaagaaattggtaTTTTAAGGAATTCGACAACCAAATAACAGAAAAATTTAGGGAAGCATATTATGCTTctgtaaacaaaaaataaataaatacctttttttttatttttttatttttatatctctTTTCGAAGTatataaataggaaaaaaaatatatacaacaaggcatgtaaaaatattgatatatatgttttattggTTATTGCAAAAGGCCAACCGAGACAATATACAACATATGATATGGCAAGtaaaagagggaaaaacaaTTAATTCAATACGCCTATCCTGGAACAATTTGAAACGCACAAATTACTAACCTCACCATTCAAAGTAAGTAGAGATGTACACAACTTACTGATCTAACTGACATCATGGAACAAACAcgtattattgaaaatataatttactaattaagcCACATATTAAAGACTATAGTGATTAAAATGACAATTGCGTagtctcaaaaacaaaatttgtccctttttttttttgggttgggggtGTTCATGAAAATTGGAATTTGGAAGTACAAGCCAccaagagaaataaaaaaatgttgattagGCATGGAGCTCGATTTTTCTGGCAAAGATAGctcttttttgtacttgatcAGTCTTGTTTGGGTGGGTTCACGTAGCTCCCAATCCTTACCACGATCCCGTCAATATCACGCACATACCCAACTTTCTGACCCCATTCTTTTTTCTCTGGCTCGCTCACCGCCACTGCACCATTTTCCACAGCCCTCTATTCCAAAAATCAACTGTTACATTACATTACAAAATATATGCATAGTAGACGACCTTCAATGCATGCCTCATCCGCCAGTGACTCAGCCataaatgattttatatatatatatgagcacCTAAGGACCTGATTTTGATGAACGTTCTTTTCCATAGATACACGaacaaatacaaaattgatCATATTATATAGTTTGTATCTCTTAAAAGATCAGTAATCAATCTGATTTTTGGTACACTGTTTGTTAGGGAACATGCCATGCAAATACAATTTCATGAACCAAATTACAACCACTAGAGCTATAGTTTCATGCAAATCACACAAAAACTACTGCTACAACCATGCATATATACCTTGTAGGCAGCATCAACATCTGGGTACGCAAAGCAAACCTCAATTGGCTGTCTCTCGCCTCTGGAACCAGGGGTCTGAACCCTACCGGATAGATCATCGGTCTCATGTTGGTGAAGCGGAGTGAACGCTATTGTGGTCTGCCCACTTTCAAGTTCACCCCATCtaccaaaaaatttaatcatcAACCAAACCCATTAACATATTTTGGACCATTAATCATTAAATACATTATCAGGGTTTAGATTTTATTGGTTCATACCTGTGTGATTCGTCTAAGCGACGAACATTGTGGCCAAAGGCTTTGGCATAGAAAGCTACTGATTTGGCCACGTCTTTCACATACACCACCGTGTAGGCAAATGCTGGGCTAACGTTAGACGCCATTGATGTTGTTCTTTTTACCTTTAATTTGCTGAATACCAATAATATTGTTCAACTGGCTGATATGAATATGATGGTACAAATTTGATGTTTGAGCGCTTCTTATTGTGGCATTTCTCCAGGCTTTTACACGTGGCAAGCGATTGTAGAAGGTGAAATTTGCACGTGGACTCATGCATGTTCTGAGAAGGTCATTGATGTCCACCTGGCATCAGTGCTTCACTTGGTCCAAATAGATAGAACTCAGATTTTCCCAGTTACATCCAAAATATGAACAGACtttaataaagatttttttCCACATCTACTAATCCTTTtgcttttttaagtttttgcttgtttggatCTTACGTTTTATTTACCAAATCAAggcttttttatttgaaattaaatggTTTGGATTTAGTTAATAACTTATTTGCTTAAAAGCCATTTTCTATATGAAGTAAAAATAGCTATCAAGCTTCCCAAAAGAACATACATTAACAAAACAAACTAACCGGTGTAAGAATCTCTCTACATTTAAtccttattaatattattttatgtttaaattgTTAAACATATAAGGTGAATGTCTATATTTAAAGCTACaatttcacataaaataaaCCGTATGAGATTTTTTGTTACATTAAAACCCCTCAAAAATTGTGAGTTTCAGTtagattaattaataaagtctttaatagttaaataagagatattATAGGATTCAACCAttgcctacactaaaaactgattagtgtcttagtctgataataTAGAGCTATCATTAAGAGTAAA
Protein-coding regions in this window:
- the LOC115949917 gene encoding uncharacterized protein LOC115949917 isoform X1, encoding MASNVSPAFAYTVVYVKDVAKSVAFYAKAFGHNVRRLDESHRWGELESGQTTIAFTPLHQHETDDLSGRVQTPGSRGERQPIEVCFAYPDVDAAYKRAVENGAVAVSEPEKKEWGQKVGYVRDIDGIVVRIGSYVNPPKQD
- the LOC115949917 gene encoding uncharacterized protein LOC115949917 isoform X2, yielding MASNVSPAFAYTVVYVKDVAKSVAFYAKAFGHNVRRLDESHSGQTTIAFTPLHQHETDDLSGRVQTPGSRGERQPIEVCFAYPDVDAAYKRAVENGAVAVSEPEKKEWGQKVGYVRDIDGIVVRIGSYVNPPKQD